The Halichondria panicea chromosome 8, odHalPani1.1, whole genome shotgun sequence DNA segment GCTTAGCATCATGCATTCTCAGGATGTGGTACAAGATACAGAGAGTGTGCAGTTGTACTCTTACCTCATAGAAGCGTGTCTTGTGTTGACACCAGGCCAGTAGTTGTCCAGTGGCACTATCCTTCTTCTTAAAGTTGGCACCTTTAGCCTCGGCTCTGAAATGGGGCAAAGAGAggataactagagcactgaagtgttaaaccctcggctgtttaaATATAGCACGAATAATAGATCTATAGACCGGAGGAGTGTTATACAGTAAATGCAGTAGTTGATTTTAGTGGATGACCCATTTACTTGTGGACTAGGATTCAGCCAAGTCAGCAAAGAAACTTGAAGtcttagaaataattatggttcttataattaataatgttCTGACCAATTAGGCCGTAACCATACAATAAAGATGTGGGTGCATGGAAACTGAAGTGATTGAGGCTGTTTCACAACAATATCCGTTTAGTAAGAATCTTATGTTTACATTTCTCATTTCATAACGTTAAATAATTCTCTGAAAAAGCAACACACTATAGTTTTCTactgtagtgacccttttccattgttcctggtacaggatcacctCAGCTGCAAATAAACCCCTTGAATAAAGGCCGCCCTCAATTGTGGCTATAAGTAAGCCCTGCAGCCTACGTGCAAGTCAACCTTCTTCGCTTTTATTTTAAAATCTGGCTTAAAAGTGCTAGCTCTTGTACACCCTCtaacacacatcacacatcacacactgtcattaacacccacccactccacaacAGACACCAGGCACTCACTTGTCTCCACTCTCCTCCTCCATGTTGGACCACTTGCTGCGACTATCGCGAGCATTATCCATCTGTTTCTTATTATCCAATGCCTTTCTCTCTCGATAAGTCATCCTCGGTTTATCATCTCCCGTGGCCGACGTAGTCTTCAGTCTCTCTTCCCTCGCCTTCCGACGTGCCTCTCGACGAGCTTCGTACGAATCCTCGTCAACGCCATTACTAACTGATGGCTTCTCGCTCTTTTTAACCTCTACCGTCTGCATCTCCTTTGACCTCTCGGCACGGCGACGTCGTCTCTCCGCCATACGAGCCTCGTACGACTCAGGCTCCGCCTTCTTTTCTGGCTCAGCTGCATCCACTTGATCCTCTACTTGATCTTCTACTTGATCTTCTGACGGCTCTTCTTGAGGTTCCTCAGGTTCTTCATTTGCAACATTTGATTCAGGTTCCACCTCCTCCGGTTCTGGTTCTACAGATTGCGATTCTACCATTTCTGATTCAACTGATTCCAGTTCCGGTTCCACCACAGGTTCTGGTTCGTATTGTTCATCATCAGCTGTCTCCTCTTGTCTCCTGCGGCTCTTTGGCTTGGCCTCCGGAGCATTGTTCTGAGGTAGAAATAGTTGTATTTATTATGGCTAACAATCCATGAAAGATGATAATTACTCCTACACAAACTTGACTACTTCGAGGAATGATGGACACATGTACAACACAAAATTAATCCGAAAATCCGTGCTATAGACTATAGATCACATGGTACTAATAcaaatatcacatgacattaaTATAACTCACTGGTGAGGGTCGTCCCTTGAGACTACCACGGAAGTCACTCTGAGCAGCTGCCCCGGTCTTGATCCTTTTTATCTCGGGACCTGCCGCTTTTCGCAGAACATTTCTGAAATCGACTTGCTCCCCTTTTGGTTTTGCCTGAGGGAAGGCCTTTGTTGTGTCGATCTTTGTCGCCTCTGCCTTACGTAGTTTCTTACGGAAGTCTCCATCGATGCCCTCCTCTTTCTTAGTGAGTACCTCAATGGGTAGGGACGTCTTGACCCCCACCTTACTGGGGTCGTAGGAGGACCGCCCCCCACGATATTGGTGGGTATCTTTCTCAGAACGCCCACCCAATTCCTCAGATTCCTGTGGGGAGCAGgtaatgtaattatatatttcAAGGAAAATAGCAATAGTTCTAACAAGATATCAACGGGATTAATCATATTCGTACGTGTACTTTATTCTACTGGTTTGAAACTACAGCTATTATATCAACACTCATCTAcatgccacacccactgacctCATCGTCATCATCTTCGTACTCTTCCTCGTCATCGTTACCCTCGCTAAGCTCCTCCCCCTCACTCTCTCCTGGCTCATCTGCTGAGTCAACAGCTGCCTCGGCCTCCCTGGGCTCTGGGGATAGCTCCTGTGAGGGTGTACGTGTaatgtgtgagggtgtgtgaagtgtgaggGTGGGGACGGTATATACGGCTTGTTACATAGAAAATATAATTGTAGCGTAACTAAAATGCACAATACCAAAGACATACAAAACGTACCAGCTCTGGAGAATATTCTCGCACTGGTTCTGGGCTTGGCTCCCGTATTGGTTCTGGACTTGGCTCTCTGGCTGGTTCCGGAGTAGGCTCACGCGGTGGCTCAGGAGTGGGCTCCCTGGGGGGTTCGGGGGTCGGCTCTCTGGGGGGTTCAGGGGTTGGTGATCGAGGGGGAGGTGATGGCTCCCTCTCTGGCTCAGGGGTCGGCTCTCTGGGGGGCTCAGGTGATACAGCctctgtgagggggtgggtggcGTTATTAGCTATATCCCATGAAAGCTAACAATGGATTCGCAGCACAAAATAAATAAATCTGATTAGTGTATGTGAGAAAGAGTTTATTTAAATGGAGCCAAGAGCCAGTTGCTTAGTGAATGGATCAAAAGAGACCTGAAGCGCTAAGGTACTAACCTTCAACAATCTCTGCCTTCACAACTTCaggagcctgtgtgtgtgtgtgtgtgtgtgtgtgtgtgtgtgtgtgtgtgggtgggtgggtggtagAGTATACAGTCATTACACTAGCTGGCCTGTACGTATTATTGTGTGGTGTAAGTATGCAAATATCAGGTCGTaaaagttaataattataagagatgTAGAGTCAAGGAACAACTACTTTACAGTCACTAATTACCCCCACAACTTTGGTATCCCTGGtaactaccccccacagctatgTTATCCCAGGtaactaccccccacagctttGGTATCCCTGATAATTGACTGCTGGTCAAGCGTCCAATAACAGGCTCATAGCTACAGCATGCCAGGAATAACtagcatacacacagtcactcCCACTCCAGCCGACCAGTACACAGCCAACCACATCCAACAAATGTATCAAGTGCTATAAAAACATATCTACAAAAGTAATGCATTTTGGAAACACAATACAACAGCAACCATTACAAATCTCCAATACGATCGATTCTTACAATCAACAATGTATAGTTAGCAACTCTATTTGATGGTGCAGGCATTTTCTGTATCACTTTCAACTGCTAGTAATTGCCTAGTACGTGCAGGTGCTGCTCATAAATTAAAGTATTGGCTTCTGACAAATAAAGCACATGTGTATAAATACAATACTTATAGAGGATTGGGATGTACCCAATAGGCTGAGGTGTTCCATGCACAGTGATGTGCCCATGTAAGGTCGTTACGGGGTCAAGCTAATTGCCTATTGTTCAATGCTGGCTTCCATACTTAGGTATTGTAAACCGTTAAAAATGGGACttgataacataattataattaagggAAAGGCTTTGATAAACtgcatacagtatatacttATCTATATAGAGTGTTTGTGTTTCCTATTCAAATGATATAGAGGATAGAATTGCAATACATTAATTGCAATTGAGACACAACAAGATGGTGTAGGATTTCACAATGAGCCCCATCCCTCTGACATTGGACCCAGCTGCACATGTACTAAATACATTAAACCTGTTATTTGAATAATATAGCTTAAACTTGCGGAAATTCAGTTAGGTTTAGTACAAGGCATGGTATTCACTGTAACATGCTGAGCATTCCAGACTAATTCTGAATTGTTTCTGATGTGGTGAATGCCATATACAGCGTGCCCACATCCCATAAGAATACAGGCAGACACACATTTGTGACTAGCTAGCCAAAGTttatgcatatacagtacaaCTCCAATCTGCCAAATAACCatcccctataattatacccaatTCACAAACGCCCTAATAGGTGGGGTAATTGCACACACTAGTGGTCAGTGAGCTAATCAATTGGGCAGATCTACCGTACACACTGCTCTTGCTaacagagctataattattagcccaCTGTAGGAGGTCCATGTTGCATGCTATGTAACATATATGTATTCACTCACCTTCTCAGGTTCTGCCAGTTCTTTTGGCTCCGGGGTGACCGAGCTATATGAGCTAACAGATTCTCTGGGGGAGGACCGAGTGGATAAACCGTTGGTCACCCCCGTCCCTGATGACTTTCTACGTCCCTGGTTTCTATAAGGCATCTCGTTAGATTTAAGATAGCTGGTGGTCGCTGTGGACGGCGGTGTTTCAAGCGTGTTATCGGTAACGTTGACTTTGACTGGGAGGATGTTGCCTGTTACGGAATTTGGGATGGACACACTTTTGGGGGCCTGCCAACCAGCCCGGCGGTAGTTGCTGGAGCCAACTTGCTTCTTTGATTTAGAGCCCTTGAGATTACGGATGGCTTTACGGATGGCCGATCGCTCCTCGTAGTCTTCAGCACCATTCAgctgtagagtgtgtgtgtgtgtgtgtgtgtgtgtgtgtgtgtgtgtgtgttcatgcTCTGAGTAGGTCTATTGACTTAATTCATGACACCATGCAATACGATGACATTCACAGTGAGCTGCTAACGCACTGCTAATGAGTGTAACGTAAGCAGACACCAATGTATCATGAATACATACAGTAGAGCCAGTTAGACCAGCAGGTCAGGTGAGCTAACTATTAAAGCCATGGTTTATAGCCTGCAGGCATGGTCAATTCACAGATTCTAACAATAACAGAGCACTTAGATATTGATTATTTGTCGCTCATGGTATACTATATATCATTTACACCACTGCACTCACCATCTCTTTGAGAGCAGCTTCATCTAAACCGTCATATTGATCTGCCATTATAGCTTGTGTAATAGATCTCTGCACTTGCAGTCACAACAACTTCTGTAGCAATCTGTTCTTTAGTACAGTGCGCACCTCCTATATAGCTAACAGTAGCTGGAGTGGTCAGGGGTAAGGAATCGCTTGAGCTCACAAGATGACTTCACTGATGTGTTGAGGGCTAGTCTCTATAGGCGATCATATAACCACATCAGTTGTAGTCAAACATGCACTTCCTGGTTTTCAccagctatgaatatcattagtgaCAACAACTTCACATAAGGTAATAATGATGAGATTGGATATTTGGGCATTATATGAATGGGAACTCTACTGTCATTCAATGTTCAGGATGTGGTCTCTTTGGTAACTGGCCGCCAGCTGACGTGAATTCCTTTGCACTGAGCTCAGACAATTCCTCCAGTTTTCTCTTGACAGGCTTCGAGTGGGCCAGTAGTTCACTGTCAGGGACCTCCAGCATGAGCTCATCCAGGCAGTCATAGTCATAGTCGTCCTGCTCTGCGGGGGGTATCTGGGTGGGGGGTGTCGAATCAGACTCGGACTGAGCGTCCCTCACTCCATCAccctagtggggggggggagagagaaTAGAGGTACTGAAAGCATTTCCCTGCTAGACGTTGGAGTACACATGTGTAAGAATTTACTGCACACAAAAAGCTTTAAAAATGCTTTTGAAAGAACAATGGGCACTAAACATTAAGAGAAGGATCAAAATTGCTCAACCATTACATTGCTAAACCTAATGATGCAGTAAGTACATTTAGTgcgacaaaattaattatgaatttATAACTCAGTGTACAGTTCTGAGGTAATGATGTAGAAAGAACAATCAGTACTccacatacacccactcactcactcacagtGATCTGAAAGGCAACAGTTTGCTCTCTGCTGTTAGGGCTCTTGAGTAGCCAGGCATATCTCACCCCTCCACTCCAGTAGAGCACCACCCTCACCGTGGCCACGTGCCCCCAGCTGTCTCCTATGCGGGGGAGAGGGCCTGGTTAATTAATGGATACGCACACTTTTACACAAACATAGTCCTTGTATCCGGCTAAATACTCCCACAGCAGCTTGTAGAGATTACATTACAAGTACAGAATTACCAGGAACATACTTGGTCCCCCCTACTCATTACACATGTAGTTACAATGTGTTGCATCGCTTGGGAGAGCACCACAATACTTAGAGTTCTCATTCTCAAATTGAAAACAGGATGTTGAATCAGATCTCACCTAGAGCAGGAGCCAGCTGTGCCGTTTTATTCGATCCCTCGCTAATTTTGGTTGTCATTTGGTTGGTGAGAACAACCtatttggggggggggctgaTTTCAGCTGACGATGCATTTAGTGGGAGCTTACGGCAATGTGTTTTGTAACAGCCAGTTGTATGAGGTTCTGAGACAGACCGCTCAAAATTCGGTTCCGGAGCCCCATGTCCTGAAACCCGTACCGGAATGGACTTGCAATACTGTCAACCACCACCATTTTTACCTAGACAAAGAAACAAGTAGGGTGTAAGTTCACACGCTATTTTTAATTAAAGTCTGGGTGGCAAAGCAACCAGTGTTGGTCTGTGCCAAGCCTGTGTTTGCAGTCAATGCCCTAATAAGGGCATATGCCAGAAGCGTGGAATTCAGTGGTGGTACAGTAATTCAATTATAGGGTCAATGCGAGCGGTTAATGGTCAGGTATTTGTGGTATGCAAAAGAATGGATGGATACCCTATAAAGAGACTCAGGCTATTTAATATACGATGGTGTGTATTGCCAAAAGGATGAAAGAACAGACGAGAATGTTGAGAATGGTAAACAAATAGGACAACAAAAGAAACCCAGTTATCACAACCACCtgggtgtgtacatgtatgagctATGAGCATGTGTTACTATACATCTTAAAGGGACGAAGAGCACAAAGATTAAAAGGGCGATTCACGATCGTAATTGAACaagtaataatattatcatatCAAATTCCAAAAATTCAAAACTTGATTCTTATATTGATTCTtacgagtataattatactcctaGTATATACATTTGTATTCTCACTTTAGGGTGTTGATTAATTATGTCTGGAAGGAGATTGACGAGAGCCACCAACTCGATGTAGTCGTGACAACGATAGTAGTGTATCCCTGAGAGCACCCCCTCCAATGTGAACCCACTCAGACCAGCCTCCATGTCTGCAAGTGGTGGGCGTGTACAGCCATTAATGACGAGAACAGAGATAGTGTAATCAGAGCTGTATCACACTTAGGGTGTTTGTGGTCCACCACCTTTTTTGCCTTTGAACATAGATACTAGCTACAGATCACATTTCCTTTATAAAGTCAAAATAATAGCAGGTACTTAAAGTTACACGGAGATATCCCATTTTGTACTTAGTGCCTAGGAATTCATATTCTGGTTTTCGTATTCTGGCTTCTTGTAGATAAACACACCAGATACATGGGGGTTAGCTAATAAGAGACACTTATATTGCACTCTCAGACATACTGACCCTGGTCGTGGTTGGACTGAGCCACGGTGGTCAGGTGAGCTACAGCTGCTTTAGCCATGTCCACAACCCTCTCCACGACAAAGCTGCCCTCAGTGTCTGCAGGGGACACAGTAAGTAgtaatagctacatgtgttAGTAAAACAACTTTTGCTGTATCTACAGATTACGCACAGACATCTGGGGAGTCAGTAAATCAACTCTATCAGAGCACAGtgtaaatacacacattacTGAAATGCAAGTGAACACACCAATTACCAATACCCATACACTGATCCAACTATAAATCCCATACCTATATAGATGGCTTCCCCTCCCAGTCCTCCAAACACTTCCGGTATGGCCACGTCCACTGCCACCTGCATGCTACAACACACcatcacacaacacatacctcacacacacacacctcacacacacagcacagtaAGGAATTACCTGAGCTGCGTTTTTCCCAGACCAGGGGCTCCACAGATCTCGGTAATCTTGCCAACTGGCACACCTCCTCCCAGCATTGAGTCaacctacacccacacacgacACAAGTCACACTACACACTCAAATATAGGTACGCCATACCTGAGAGGAGAAAGTGACCACATGGGCGGCCTCCACTTCGCTCCTCAGCAGCTCTAAagcactcacacccacaccacccacacatgcactggtCTCTCTCGCAACCCTCAACACCTCCAAAGCCTCCGAATGAGACAAGCCCGTCTCTACATTAAAAGTGTCGTGCATGATATATTAATATTATAGAAACACACTCCAAACATTTTTTCAGGCTCACCCTTGCTCAAATCTATGATTCCTACATCTCTGAGGTCTCCCACTGTCTCGAAGCCAGCTGCTGAGAGCTTGCTAATGTGTGTGATGGCGAGTGGAAGAGATCTCAGTGTCAATGTACTTTGCATAGTGAACTCCACCCATTACAACCTTTGACCTCCATCCAtcatgaactttgaccttatGGGTTACAAATCACAACCTTTGACCTTCTAAAAGGTAGGCGTGGTGGACAAACCACGTGTAGTATAATGGCACAAGGAGGGTTGAAAACAAAGTTCTCTGCTGTTCCTCCCAAAGGCAAAGCATCCAAAGGAAAGAAAAAGAAGCCCCTTGGCCCAAGAAAGGGTGGTAAGTAATATAATGTATCTGCTACATAAACAGTTACAATAAATTTTTTATTTTAATATAAAGAAAATAAAATATGGATATATTCACTTCCCTCGCACATGCAGGTCACTATATTGCTCCCAAGAAAGGCAAACGTATCGAGACTGATCGTGTCAAGAAGGCTTTGTCTAAGCAGATTGACCTGGGCATTGAGAAGGCCATCCATCAGCAAGCTCTCAGTGACGGCACTGAATTCAGATTGTTAGAAAACAATAAACCAGCATCTTCGACAAGCGGGTCATCAAAAAGTGGACCATCGAAAAGCAGACCATCGAAAAGTGGACCATCAAAGAGTGGGCCATCGAAGAGCAAGTAAAGAACACTCAAACTGTACAGAACTTTGTTAATGTTGTGTGTTTTTTACTGTCGCACTCGAATTAAACAGAACTTTGCAACGTGTTTGTTCAACTGTAAACGTATTTTCTATTAAAGCAATATGTCTCTTGGTCTACTGGGGGAGTATGGTTCCTCTGATAGCAGCGATGAAGACTCACGTAATCAATCAGCCTCCtctagccacacccacccaccatcTGACACCTCcactagccacacccacccaccatcGGACACCTCCtctagccacacccacccaccatcTGACACCTCcactagccacacccacccaccatcGGACACCACCACTGCACAAGAGTCACACTATGATCCATTTGGTATGAACAGCACAACACAAGACGATAGTAGCAGCTTGTCATCCGaacaagaccacacccccagCCCCCCTGTCCGGCAAGACTCCGCCCTTCCCCTACCTGACCTGGAGGCCCCCCTACATAGCACAAAGGAAAGCTCTGTATTTTCAAATCCTTACAAAGTTGCGGAAGATGAAAGACTGTCTGTACTGAAACATCATGTCGGAGAGTTCACCCCAGAGGTCAAGGAGGAGAGGAGACGTGGGAGGAGGGGGAAGAGACGAGGGAGAGGGGGCATGGCAATGAACCCTCTCGTCCGTGAAGATGATGATGGACCGCGTGATTCATTGGGCCGTTGGAAAGTGAGGTGTGGCGTGGGGGACACTCTTAATCCGCCCAAGAAGTTCATGAAACTGCACACTAGGATACAGAGCGAAGAGCATTGAACCATGGACACACCCTCACTGACTCACAGCATGCAgtgattatagctatatagc contains these protein-coding regions:
- the LOC135339617 gene encoding uncharacterized protein LOC135339617 isoform X1; the encoded protein is MSLGLLGEYGSSDSSDEDSRNQSASSSHTHPPSDTSTSHTHPPSDTSSSHTHPPSDTSTSHTHPPSDTTTAQESHYDPFGMNSTTQDDSSSLSSEQDHTPSPPVRQDSALPLPDLEAPLHSTKESSVFSNPYKVAEDERLSVLKHHVGEFTPEVKEERRRGRRGKRRGRGGMAMNPLVREDDDGPRDSLGRWKVRCGVGDTLNPPKKFMKLHTRIQSEEH
- the LOC135339615 gene encoding DNA repair protein RAD51 homolog 3-like isoform X2, producing MQSTLTLRSLPLAITHISKLSAAGFETVGDLRDVGIIDLSKETGLSHSEALEVLRVARETSACVGGVGVSALELLRSEVEAAHVVTFSSQVDSMLGGGVPVGKITEICGAPGLGKTQLSMQVAVDVAIPEVFGGLGGEAIYIDTEGSFVVERVVDMAKAAVAHLTTVAQSNHDQDMEAGLSGFTLEGVLSGIHYYRCHDYIELVALVNLLPDIINQHPKVKMVVVDSIASPFRYGFQDMGLRNRILSGLSQNLIQLAVTKHIAVVLTNQMTTKISEGSNKTAQLAPALGDSWGHVATVRVVLYWSGGVRYAWLLKSPNSREQTVAFQITVR
- the LOC135339615 gene encoding DNA repair protein RAD51 homolog 3-like isoform X1; amino-acid sequence: MQSTLTLRSLPLAITHISKLSAAGFETVGDLRDVGIIDLSKETGLSHSEALEVLRVARETSACVGGVGVSALELLRSEVEAAHVVTFSSQVDSMLGGGVPVGKITEICGAPGLGKTQLSMQVAVDVAIPEVFGGLGGEAIYIDTEGSFVVERVVDMAKAAVAHLTTVAQSNHDQDMEAGLSGFTLEGVLSGIHYYRCHDYIELVALVNLLPDIINQHPKVKMVVVDSIASPFRYGFQDMGLRNRILSGLSQNLIQLAVTKHIAVVLTNQMTTKISEGSNKTAQLAPALGDSWGHVATVRVVLYWSGGVRYAWLLKSPNSREQTVAFQITGDGVRDAQSESDSTPPTQIPPAEQDDYDYDCLDELMLEVPDSELLAHSKPVKRKLEELSELSAKEFTSAGGQLPKRPHPEH
- the LOC135339610 gene encoding smoothelin-like protein 1 codes for the protein MADQYDGLDEAALKEMLNGAEDYEERSAIRKAIRNLKGSKSKKQVGSSNYRRAGWQAPKSVSIPNSVTGNILPVKVNVTDNTLETPPSTATTSYLKSNEMPYRNQGRRKSSGTGVTNGLSTRSSPRESVSSYSSVTPEPKELAEPEKAPEVVKAEIVEEAVSPEPPREPTPEPEREPSPPPRSPTPEPPREPTPEPPREPTPEPPREPTPEPAREPSPEPIREPSPEPVREYSPELELSPEPREAEAAVDSADEPGESEGEELSEGNDDEEEYEDDDDEESEELGGRSEKDTHQYRGGRSSYDPSKVGVKTSLPIEVLTKKEEGIDGDFRKKLRKAEATKIDTTKAFPQAKPKGEQVDFRNVLRKAAGPEIKRIKTGAAAQSDFRGSLKGRPSPNNAPEAKPKSRRRQEETADDEQYEPEPVVEPELESVESEMVESQSVEPEPEEVEPESNVANEEPEEPQEEPSEDQVEDQVEDQVDAAEPEKKAEPESYEARMAERRRRRAERSKEMQTVEVKKSEKPSVSNGVDEDSYEARREARRKAREERLKTTSATGDDKPRMTYRERKALDNKKQMDNARDSRSKWSNMEEESGDKAEAKGANFKKKDSATGQLLAWCQHKTRFYENVEVKDFRGSWSDGMAFCAIMHSFLPDKVPYDDLSPSNPRENFTIAFEAAKEAGIPEMLDVEDMVMVKIPDSRSIMTFLVTIYQHFN
- the LOC135339617 gene encoding uncharacterized protein LOC135339617 isoform X2 encodes the protein MSLGLLGEYGSSDSSDEDSRNQSASSSHTHPPSDTSTSHTHPPSDTTTAQESHYDPFGMNSTTQDDSSSLSSEQDHTPSPPVRQDSALPLPDLEAPLHSTKESSVFSNPYKVAEDERLSVLKHHVGEFTPEVKEERRRGRRGKRRGRGGMAMNPLVREDDDGPRDSLGRWKVRCGVGDTLNPPKKFMKLHTRIQSEEH
- the LOC135340188 gene encoding leydig cell tumor 10 kDa protein homolog encodes the protein MAQGGLKTKFSAVPPKGKASKGKKKKPLGPRKGGHYIAPKKGKRIETDRVKKALSKQIDLGIEKAIHQQALSDGTEFRLLENNKPASSTSGSSKSGPSKSRPSKSGPSKSGPSKSK